Proteins co-encoded in one Candidatus Acidiferrales bacterium genomic window:
- a CDS encoding acyl-CoA thioesterase, with protein MAKKRVAGTKTASQTGEQPGKPARDKAELLGKEILAGKPVTASQSEMVEVVLPNDANPLGNILGGTVMHLIDIAAAIAAHRHSNGYVVTVSVDHLDFRHPIKVGGLIVLKSSVNRVFHTSIEVGVKVFAENIMTGERQHTSSAYVTFVAIDEEGRPKRVAPVIPQSPEEKRRYREAARRRNLRLASRQKGWSQIV; from the coding sequence ATGGCTAAAAAAAGGGTCGCCGGGACAAAGACCGCTTCCCAAACCGGCGAACAACCGGGCAAGCCCGCCCGGGACAAAGCTGAACTGCTGGGAAAAGAGATTTTGGCGGGCAAGCCGGTCACCGCTTCGCAGTCGGAGATGGTGGAAGTGGTCTTGCCGAATGACGCCAACCCCCTCGGGAATATCCTTGGCGGAACGGTGATGCATTTGATCGACATCGCAGCGGCCATCGCGGCCCATCGCCACTCGAACGGCTATGTTGTCACCGTCTCGGTCGATCATCTCGACTTTCGCCACCCCATAAAGGTGGGAGGATTGATTGTTCTGAAATCGTCCGTCAACCGCGTTTTCCATACTTCCATCGAAGTCGGGGTGAAGGTTTTTGCCGAAAATATTATGACGGGCGAGCGACAACACACCAGTTCAGCCTACGTCACCTTTGTGGCTATAGACGAAGAAGGCAGGCCAAAAAGAGTCGCCCCGGTGATCCCGCAGAGTCCGGAGGAAAAACGGCGCTACCGGGAAGCCGCCCGGCGCAGGAATTTGCGCTTGGCGAGCCGCCAAAAAGGGTGGAGCCAGATCGTCTGA